A window from Primulina huaijiensis isolate GDHJ02 chromosome 13, ASM1229523v2, whole genome shotgun sequence encodes these proteins:
- the LOC140991182 gene encoding uncharacterized protein: MELLKDFDCVIQYQPGPMNLVADALSKKVQNAMLTSLTISKVRQKSFVASDGSLCFNGRLVVPNLIDLKEVILHEAHCSRHSIHPGIRKMYHTLRAHYWWEAMKKDISHFVAKYLTCQQVKAKRMRSGGMLHSLEVPQWN, from the exons ATGGAGTTgcttaaagactttgattgtgtgATTCAGTATCAACCGGGCCCAATGAATCTTGTTGCAGATGCCCTCAGCAAGAAAGTTCAGAATGCTATGCTGACATCTTTGACTATCTCTAAA GTCAGACAGAAAAGTTTTGTTGCCTCAGATGGTAGTCTGTGCTTTAATGGTAGACTTGTGGTTCCTAATTTGATAGATTTGAAAGAAGTTATACTacatgaagcacattgtagtcgacacAGTATTCATCCAGGAATTCGAAAGATGTATCATACCTTAAGAGCTCATTATTGGTGGGAAgctatgaagaaagatatttctcATTTTGTGGCTAAATATTTAacgtgtcaacaagttaaagccaAAAGAATGAGATCTGGCGGAATGTTACATAGTCTTGAAGTTCCGCAGTGGAATTGA